The following are encoded together in the Longimicrobiales bacterium genome:
- a CDS encoding PAS domain-containing sensor histidine kinase gives MKKHWTVSKYADLMPLLAFALVMTGVFFVDRERSGRVERDQQAVEQRAAARATVLGNELENAINERLGALTAAELQLTSVEDSVSQQTLVAALDSVTGRMTGLVGIAIIDVDRPGQPVRASGTMIGSPFGNIAADTALSNPYLRARATRRTTASGVIDFPVGRRVVVFSPVVRGDTAAVRNVIAGELDPTSVARIAASAVADSLQDVFWSLSGPNDVRLTSNTAPGGWPTVSKPVRVADSFWRVDIAYRPPETRLVRAERVAVWVAGTALALAIAAILFFLRRTINLQREELVRREAAEEAARLAAGEARQRAREARDLAVQLEAAQRAAQQLSTSLDPETVIEFLLGGVAEILSADVASLYTFEDEGEVLVGRRRMVFRDVPGTTDRLLSEDIRQVRAPVNMMPPHIVEAASTGEPYVNEGRSRERPLLGVTGGAEAPVASVTVPLLIAGRAVGVASWEIFSEPREFPPALVAFAQALAAPAAAALRTAELFSSLEEERERAQREALRFAALIDQMADGVIVVDAAGRLDRTNAAAAELLGEELSDNIPLADWPTRFGLVSADGRPMVASELPLTRALRGERVRRATFIVRSPWGTERHLSISAGPIVTPDGQPAGAAMVMRDISDEHQYAEMLRHTNRELRRQAEMLEEVNQQLRQATKAKDQFLAVMSHELRTPINAIMGYSDLLDLGVKGELNEDQRAMLSRVRETSKHLLGLINEVLDLAKIGAGRMDLVLVETDLGDIVTRASEQVAPLATAKGLELEVENVAQPITVKADETRLTQIVINLLSNAVKFTPSGSVRLSLRLHGDTAEVRVRDSGPGIPDEERERIFEEFYQVEGGFSRSSGGTGLGLAIARRFARLMGGDIRVESELGVGSEFIVRLPAA, from the coding sequence GTGAAGAAGCACTGGACCGTCAGCAAGTATGCCGACCTGATGCCGCTGCTCGCGTTCGCACTGGTCATGACCGGTGTGTTCTTCGTGGACCGGGAACGGAGCGGGCGGGTCGAGCGCGATCAGCAGGCAGTCGAGCAGCGGGCGGCCGCCCGTGCGACGGTGCTCGGCAACGAGCTGGAGAATGCGATCAACGAGCGGCTGGGAGCACTGACGGCCGCCGAGCTGCAGCTCACCTCGGTCGAGGATTCCGTCTCCCAGCAGACGCTGGTCGCGGCACTGGACAGTGTGACCGGCAGAATGACGGGCCTGGTCGGGATCGCGATCATCGACGTGGACCGCCCGGGGCAGCCGGTGCGCGCGAGCGGTACCATGATCGGCTCTCCATTCGGCAACATTGCTGCCGATACCGCGCTCTCCAATCCATACCTGCGAGCGCGTGCGACGCGTCGAACGACGGCCTCCGGCGTCATCGACTTTCCGGTCGGGCGGCGGGTCGTCGTGTTCAGCCCGGTCGTGCGCGGCGATACGGCCGCGGTCCGCAACGTCATCGCCGGCGAGCTGGACCCGACGAGCGTGGCACGGATCGCCGCCAGTGCGGTGGCCGACTCACTGCAGGACGTGTTCTGGAGCCTCAGCGGCCCGAACGACGTCCGTCTCACCTCCAACACCGCGCCGGGCGGCTGGCCCACGGTCTCCAAGCCGGTCCGCGTCGCCGACTCCTTCTGGCGGGTCGACATCGCGTACCGCCCGCCCGAGACGCGCCTGGTCCGGGCCGAACGGGTCGCCGTCTGGGTCGCGGGTACCGCCCTCGCCCTGGCGATTGCGGCGATCCTTTTCTTCCTGCGCCGCACAATCAACCTGCAGCGGGAAGAGCTGGTGCGCCGCGAGGCCGCGGAGGAGGCGGCGCGGCTGGCCGCCGGCGAAGCGCGTCAGCGCGCCAGGGAAGCGCGTGACCTCGCGGTTCAGCTCGAGGCGGCACAGCGGGCCGCGCAGCAGCTCTCCACGTCGCTGGATCCGGAGACGGTGATCGAGTTCCTGCTCGGCGGCGTGGCCGAGATCCTGTCCGCGGACGTCGCCTCGCTCTACACCTTCGAGGACGAGGGGGAGGTGCTGGTCGGACGGCGTCGCATGGTCTTCCGCGACGTGCCCGGGACCACCGATCGCCTTCTGTCCGAGGATATTCGCCAGGTCCGGGCCCCGGTCAACATGATGCCGCCGCACATCGTGGAGGCAGCGTCCACGGGCGAGCCGTACGTGAACGAAGGGCGGAGCCGGGAGCGTCCGCTGCTCGGCGTGACGGGCGGCGCAGAAGCGCCGGTCGCGTCCGTGACGGTGCCGCTGCTGATCGCCGGCCGGGCGGTCGGTGTGGCATCGTGGGAGATTTTCTCCGAGCCCCGCGAGTTCCCGCCGGCGCTGGTGGCCTTCGCGCAGGCGCTCGCAGCGCCGGCGGCCGCCGCGTTGCGGACCGCCGAGCTGTTCTCCTCGCTCGAGGAGGAGCGCGAGCGGGCGCAGCGCGAGGCACTCCGATTTGCCGCGCTGATCGACCAGATGGCGGACGGCGTGATCGTCGTGGACGCGGCGGGCCGGCTGGACCGCACCAACGCCGCGGCGGCGGAGCTGCTCGGTGAGGAGCTGTCGGACAACATCCCGCTGGCGGACTGGCCGACGCGCTTCGGGCTGGTGTCGGCCGACGGCCGCCCCATGGTCGCGTCCGAGCTGCCGTTGACCCGCGCCCTGCGGGGTGAGAGGGTGCGACGTGCCACCTTCATCGTCCGCTCCCCGTGGGGCACCGAGCGCCACCTCTCGATCTCCGCGGGCCCGATCGTCACGCCGGACGGCCAGCCGGCGGGCGCCGCCATGGTCATGCGGGACATCTCCGACGAGCACCAGTACGCGGAGATGCTGCGCCACACGAACCGCGAGCTGCGGCGGCAGGCGGAGATGCTGGAGGAGGTCAACCAGCAGCTGCGCCAGGCGACCAAGGCCAAGGACCAGTTCCTGGCCGTGATGTCGCATGAGCTGCGCACGCCGATCAATGCGATCATGGGGTACTCGGACCTGCTCGATCTCGGGGTCAAGGGCGAGCTGAACGAGGACCAGCGCGCAATGCTCAGCCGCGTGCGCGAAACCTCGAAGCACCTGCTGGGGCTGATCAACGAGGTGCTCGACCTGGCCAAGATCGGTGCGGGCCGGATGGACCTCGTGCTGGTGGAAACGGACCTGGGCGACATCGTCACGCGCGCCAGCGAGCAGGTCGCGCCGCTCGCCACTGCCAAGGGCCTCGAGCTCGAGGTGGAGAACGTCGCGCAGCCGATCACGGTCAAGGCCGACGAGACGCGGCTCACGCAGATCGTCATCAACCTGCTCTCCAACGCAGTCAAGTTCACACCCTCCGGCTCCGTGCGCCTGAGCCTGCGGCTGCACGGCGACACGGCGGAGGTGAGGGTACGCGACAGCGGGCCGGGCATTCCCGACGAGGAGCGTGAGCGCATCTTCGAGGAGTTCTACCAGGTCGAGGGTGGCTTCTCCCGCAGTTCGGGCGGGACGGGGCTCGGCCTCGCAATCGCGCGCCGGTTCGCTCGACTCATGGGCGGTGACATCCGCGTGGAAAGCGAGCTCGGCGTCGGTTCGGAATTCATCGTGCGGCTGCCCGCGGCA